The proteins below are encoded in one region of Aquisphaera giovannonii:
- a CDS encoding elongation factor P — protein MVPAKDFKRRMVVEIDGAPHMIEHIQVQTPSARGAATLYKIKARNLKTKNRVEKSYRGTEGLNESSFERRPIQYLYRDQDELHFMDAQDFTQFSMLADELGDIVSFMTENMEGVESLVVDDEVIAIELPDTVELPIVESAPGVRGNSATGRTKPATLSTGHVVQVPEHLDPGAVVRVDTRTGEYLGRAT, from the coding sequence GTGGTGCCGGCCAAGGACTTCAAGCGGCGGATGGTCGTCGAGATCGACGGCGCCCCGCACATGATCGAGCATATCCAGGTGCAGACCCCCTCGGCGCGGGGGGCGGCGACGCTCTACAAGATCAAGGCCCGCAACCTGAAGACCAAGAATCGGGTGGAGAAGTCCTATCGGGGCACCGAAGGGCTGAATGAGTCGAGCTTCGAGCGGCGGCCGATCCAGTACCTCTACCGCGACCAGGACGAGCTCCACTTCATGGACGCGCAGGACTTCACCCAGTTCTCGATGCTGGCCGACGAGCTGGGCGATATCGTCTCGTTCATGACCGAGAACATGGAGGGGGTCGAGTCGCTCGTCGTGGACGACGAGGTCATCGCGATCGAGCTGCCGGACACGGTCGAGCTGCCGATCGTCGAGTCCGCCCCCGGAGTCCGCGGCAACTCGGCCACGGGCCGGACCAAGCCGGCGACCCTGTCCACAGGCCACGTCGTCCAGGTCCCCGAGCACCTCGACCCCGGCGCGGTCGTCCGCGTGGACACCCGGACCGGCGAGTACCTCGGTCGCGCAACCTGA
- a CDS encoding porin, whose protein sequence is MAASLTSSVAAGDEPPAALPPARNGEVLEDRLRKLESLNEQILRRLEDSERDRRATHERYERLEERYRDLSRKMEPALREPERWDSPRPGNRTEPSASGEARVGREQGRRRGSGQGFESFLERSEELPLRAALEEGFTLKSRDDEYQLRFRLLDQTDLKVFSPGDQVPARSGLFIPRVRFYWEGQLTRLFQYEVSIQRSVEGVWDLLDGNVNVVPDKRFQVRFGRMLVPYSYDWYDHLEQYFITPERSLFPLNFGLSRSAGLMAHGFLFDDRLEYAAGGFDGHLIGLADNNTTRDAVGYLNYRPFLRSERMPLLRNFNVGASGFLGKQANMLHPLPLRTSIQSSENDEAAQAASSIFLRYNDDTVDFGGRSATALHMAWYAAGFSFEAEWQGGRDHVYRPGLHALQSIPATGNHFTLSYFLTGEVVERRQVVTPLRPFDPARGLWGPGALEPYARFSQLSLGEAVFTGGFADPNQWTRSIDLLDVGLNWYLTKYIKIYFDWQHSMYGSPVLLNPSKDLYGRTNDLFWIRGQLYY, encoded by the coding sequence ATGGCCGCTTCCCTCACGTCCTCCGTCGCGGCCGGCGACGAGCCACCCGCGGCCCTGCCCCCGGCGCGGAACGGCGAGGTCCTGGAGGATCGGCTCCGCAAGCTGGAGAGCCTCAACGAGCAGATCCTCCGTCGCCTCGAGGATTCGGAGCGGGATCGACGGGCGACTCATGAGCGGTACGAGAGGCTGGAGGAGCGATACAGGGACCTTTCGCGGAAAATGGAGCCGGCCCTCCGCGAGCCGGAGCGTTGGGACTCACCTCGGCCCGGCAATCGGACCGAGCCGTCCGCCTCCGGCGAAGCTCGCGTCGGTCGGGAGCAAGGCAGGAGGCGTGGCAGCGGGCAGGGGTTCGAGTCGTTCCTCGAGCGTTCCGAGGAACTGCCGCTCCGCGCGGCGCTCGAAGAGGGCTTCACCCTCAAGTCACGGGACGATGAGTACCAGCTCCGATTCCGCCTCCTGGACCAGACCGACCTCAAGGTGTTCTCCCCCGGCGACCAGGTACCGGCCCGGAGCGGCCTGTTCATCCCGCGCGTCCGGTTCTACTGGGAGGGCCAGTTGACCCGGCTCTTCCAGTACGAGGTGTCCATCCAGCGTAGCGTCGAGGGCGTCTGGGACCTGCTCGACGGCAACGTGAACGTCGTCCCGGACAAGCGATTCCAGGTCCGCTTCGGCCGGATGCTGGTTCCGTACAGCTACGACTGGTACGACCACCTGGAGCAGTATTTCATCACGCCCGAGCGGTCGCTATTCCCGCTCAACTTCGGCCTGTCCCGGTCGGCCGGCCTCATGGCCCACGGCTTCCTCTTCGACGACCGACTCGAATACGCGGCCGGCGGCTTCGACGGGCACCTCATCGGCCTGGCCGACAACAACACGACCCGGGACGCGGTGGGCTACCTCAACTACCGGCCGTTCCTCCGCTCCGAGCGGATGCCACTGCTGCGGAACTTCAACGTCGGAGCCTCCGGCTTCCTGGGCAAACAGGCCAACATGCTTCATCCCCTGCCGCTGAGGACGTCGATCCAGTCCTCGGAGAATGACGAGGCCGCCCAGGCGGCGTCCTCGATCTTCCTCAGGTACAACGACGACACCGTCGATTTCGGCGGCCGCAGCGCCACGGCGCTGCACATGGCCTGGTACGCGGCCGGCTTCTCGTTCGAGGCGGAATGGCAAGGAGGCCGGGACCATGTCTACCGCCCGGGCCTGCACGCTCTCCAGTCCATCCCCGCAACCGGCAACCATTTCACCCTCTCCTACTTCCTGACCGGGGAGGTCGTGGAACGTCGCCAGGTCGTCACCCCGCTGCGGCCCTTCGACCCGGCCAGGGGCCTCTGGGGTCCCGGTGCCCTCGAGCCCTACGCGCGATTCAGCCAGCTCAGCCTCGGCGAGGCCGTCTTCACGGGGGGATTCGCGGATCCGAACCAGTGGACGCGGAGCATCGACCTCCTGGACGTCGGGCTGAATTGGTACCTCACCAAGTACATCAAGATCTACTTCGACTGGCAGCATTCCATGTACGGCTCCCCCGTGCTGCTGAATCCGTCCAAGGACCTCTACGGGCGGACCAACGACCTGTTCTGGATCCGGGGCCAGCTCTACTACTGA
- a CDS encoding redoxin domain-containing protein produces the protein MSRLAVLPCLTLLASLALVQPSMADPPGLRTLDIGAEAPDFRLPGVDGKEHSLKDYAGAKVLVVVFTCNHCPTAQAYEARLAAFHEAYKDRGVALVAISPNDPKAVCLDELGYTDLGDSLEDMKIRAKDHKFPYPYLYDGDTQAAARVYGVLATPHVYVFDEARKLRYVGRFDDSEVKEVKSHDVRNAVEALLAGRPVPVEKTRVIGCSTKWADKQADARKSLLKWDAEEVSLESIDLDALRKLAKGDDKKLTVINVWATWCGPCVAELPDLVTMHRMYRGRPFRLVTISLDDEAKRDEALKVLRENHVSATNVIVKSSDKDAVAEALDKDWPGPVPYTLILAPGGKVLYRKVGAIDPLEVKRSIVGYLGRTY, from the coding sequence ATGAGCCGGCTCGCCGTCCTCCCCTGCCTGACCCTGCTCGCGTCGCTCGCGCTCGTCCAGCCCTCGATGGCCGACCCGCCGGGCCTGAGGACGCTCGACATCGGCGCGGAGGCACCGGATTTCCGCCTCCCCGGGGTGGACGGCAAGGAGCACTCCCTGAAGGACTACGCCGGCGCGAAGGTCCTCGTGGTCGTCTTCACCTGCAATCACTGCCCCACGGCCCAGGCTTACGAGGCCCGACTGGCCGCCTTCCACGAGGCATACAAGGATCGGGGAGTCGCCCTCGTGGCGATCTCCCCCAACGACCCGAAGGCGGTCTGTCTCGACGAGCTCGGTTACACCGACCTGGGAGACTCGCTCGAGGACATGAAGATCCGGGCGAAGGACCACAAGTTCCCGTACCCTTACCTGTACGACGGGGACACCCAGGCCGCGGCCAGGGTCTACGGCGTGCTCGCGACGCCGCATGTGTATGTGTTCGATGAGGCGCGCAAGCTCCGCTACGTGGGCCGGTTCGACGATTCCGAGGTCAAGGAGGTCAAGTCCCACGACGTCCGGAACGCCGTGGAGGCCCTCCTCGCCGGCCGCCCCGTTCCGGTCGAAAAGACCCGCGTCATCGGGTGCTCGACGAAGTGGGCGGACAAGCAGGCCGACGCCCGCAAGTCGCTGCTGAAGTGGGACGCCGAGGAGGTCTCGCTGGAATCGATCGACCTCGACGCCCTCCGCAAGCTCGCGAAGGGCGACGACAAGAAGCTGACCGTGATCAACGTCTGGGCGACCTGGTGCGGCCCTTGCGTGGCCGAGCTTCCGGATCTCGTGACGATGCACCGGATGTACCGCGGCCGACCCTTCCGGCTGGTCACGATCAGCCTGGACGACGAGGCGAAGCGCGATGAGGCGCTCAAGGTCCTCAGGGAGAACCACGTGTCGGCGACCAATGTGATCGTCAAGTCGTCCGACAAGGATGCCGTCGCCGAGGCGCTGGACAAGGACTGGCCGGGGCCGGTCCCCTACACGCTGATCCTTGCCCCCGGAGGCAAGGTCCTCTACCGCAAGGTGGGGGCGATCGATCCCCTCGAGGTCAAGAGATCGATCGTCGGCTACCTTGGCCGGACGTACTGA
- a CDS encoding HD domain-containing protein, with translation MQDKFRKKYRVPAATERLRKQIAVEAARRLLDSAPADDPAAADWIAERPEADLYAAKRKAAAVLGHRIRPGDLPSDGEVREEAARLWRSRARDEADPEDAVGDADGAAEEDQEEEAPDPADPPEGYVPPALSERLDRFTVYRMRLAPLESIKQDARSHPEGDALYHSLQVFELAREARPYDEEFLLAALLHDVGKAIDPRDARNAASQALRGAVTERTLRLIVHLDDDRVARSSEVDEQDGEDLRLLRELDLRGRLPGAAVVSIEEALAYIRGLEDESYLDPT, from the coding sequence ATGCAGGACAAGTTCCGCAAGAAATATCGAGTGCCCGCCGCGACCGAACGCCTTCGGAAGCAGATCGCCGTCGAGGCGGCCAGGCGGCTGCTGGACTCGGCGCCGGCCGACGATCCGGCGGCGGCGGACTGGATCGCGGAACGCCCCGAGGCCGACCTCTACGCCGCGAAGAGGAAGGCCGCGGCGGTTCTGGGCCACCGAATCCGCCCCGGCGACCTGCCATCGGACGGCGAGGTCCGCGAGGAGGCGGCCCGGCTCTGGCGGTCCAGGGCTCGGGACGAGGCCGACCCCGAGGATGCGGTCGGCGACGCCGACGGAGCCGCGGAGGAGGACCAGGAGGAGGAGGCCCCCGACCCCGCCGACCCTCCCGAAGGCTACGTCCCCCCTGCCCTCTCGGAAAGGCTGGATCGCTTCACGGTCTACCGGATGCGGCTCGCCCCGCTCGAGTCGATCAAGCAGGACGCGAGGAGCCATCCCGAGGGCGATGCGCTCTACCACAGCCTCCAGGTCTTCGAGCTGGCCCGCGAGGCCCGGCCGTATGACGAGGAGTTCCTCCTCGCCGCCCTCCTGCACGACGTCGGGAAGGCGATCGACCCCCGCGATGCCCGGAATGCCGCCTCGCAGGCCCTCCGCGGCGCGGTGACCGAGCGGACTCTCCGCTTGATCGTCCATCTCGATGACGACCGGGTCGCCCGCTCCTCGGAGGTCGACGAGCAGGATGGGGAGGACCTTCGCCTCCTCCGCGAGCTCGACCTCCGCGGCAGGCTACCCGGCGCGGCCGTCGTCTCGATCGAGGAGGCCCTCGCGTACATCCGCGGTCTCGAGGACGAGTCGTACCTGGATCCGACTTGA
- a CDS encoding adenylate kinase family protein, translated as MDVQPDRAAWFEGGEARCTIMPSPKDRPFRIVLLGPPGVGKGTQAELLCKSLGTCHLSTGDVFRAAQCQNEHSPALRSALDAMKRGELVSDGLVVSMVSERSSCLSCFGGFLLDGFPRTAAQAEALDELLDQNGVQLDAVLSYELPLAEIVDRLSGRRTCSKCKAVFHATARPPHKEGTCDLCGGGLVQRDDDRPEAIRVRMQAYEESTRPLADYYQQTGRLLSVSAGGSPEEILERTLEALQSKAARTRT; from the coding sequence ATGGACGTGCAGCCCGATCGCGCGGCGTGGTTCGAGGGTGGCGAGGCGAGGTGTACCATCATGCCGTCCCCCAAGGATCGACCCTTCCGCATCGTCTTGCTGGGGCCTCCTGGGGTCGGAAAGGGGACCCAGGCGGAGCTGCTCTGCAAGAGCCTGGGGACCTGCCATCTCTCCACCGGCGACGTCTTCCGCGCCGCCCAGTGCCAGAACGAGCACAGCCCGGCACTCCGCTCCGCCCTGGACGCGATGAAGCGCGGGGAGCTCGTCTCCGACGGGCTGGTCGTCTCCATGGTCAGCGAGCGGTCGAGTTGCCTGAGCTGCTTCGGCGGGTTCCTCCTGGACGGCTTCCCGCGGACGGCCGCGCAGGCCGAGGCGCTGGACGAGTTGCTCGACCAGAACGGCGTCCAGCTCGATGCCGTGCTGAGCTATGAGCTCCCCCTCGCCGAGATCGTGGATCGGCTCAGCGGACGGCGGACCTGCTCGAAGTGCAAGGCCGTCTTCCATGCGACCGCCCGCCCTCCCCACAAGGAAGGGACCTGCGACCTCTGCGGCGGGGGGCTGGTCCAGCGTGACGACGATCGGCCCGAGGCGATCCGCGTCCGCATGCAGGCCTACGAAGAAAGCACTCGCCCCCTCGCGGACTATTACCAGCAGACCGGGCGACTGCTGAGCGTCTCCGCGGGAGGCTCCCCCGAGGAGATCCTGGAGCGGACGCTCGAGGCGCTCCAGTCGAAAGCGGCTCGCACCCGAACGTGA